A genome region from Thermococcus sp. includes the following:
- a CDS encoding PQQ-binding-like beta-propeller repeat protein: MKSQTFVAIALILLLLPYASALEPSHLWSYSDTCAVFSMALNENGTIGLAFGYYAELLSPNGKLLWKVPTRGIAYSSALSDDDILLIGTEGRWVQAFKDGKVLWEMNLREAVVSVSMSPLRAMLRAGFTSSGTVNLPGKSAWETTHGAFSCGGIRFSLALTRGCG; this comes from the coding sequence ATGAAAAGCCAAACGTTCGTTGCAATCGCACTCATCCTGTTACTCCTACCATACGCCTCCGCTCTTGAGCCCTCCCATCTCTGGAGCTACTCAGACACATGCGCCGTCTTCTCGATGGCCTTAAACGAGAACGGAACGATTGGGCTGGCCTTCGGCTACTACGCTGAACTGCTTAGTCCCAACGGAAAGCTCCTCTGGAAGGTCCCAACGAGGGGAATAGCCTATTCCTCAGCTCTCTCCGACGACGATATTTTACTCATCGGTACCGAGGGCAGATGGGTTCAGGCCTTTAAAGATGGCAAAGTCCTGTGGGAGATGAACCTGCGAGAGGCTGTAGTCAGCGTTTCGATGTCGCCGTTGCGGGCGATGCTTCGGGCCGGGTTTACCTCTTCCGGAACGGTAAACTTGCCTGGGAAAAGCGCTTGGGAAACTACACATGGAGCGTTCTCCTGTGGGGGAATAAGGTTCTCGTTGGCTCTGACTCGGGGCTGTGGGTGA